A stretch of the Pongo pygmaeus isolate AG05252 chromosome 16, NHGRI_mPonPyg2-v2.0_pri, whole genome shotgun sequence genome encodes the following:
- the LOC134738303 gene encoding ESX-1 secretion-associated protein EspI-like: protein MLITSQNSYLFVCMRGIRKLNSIPCDCRVAIPAAPGSSRGRPGQVTPPGGPSGMARTHSRGHPDHAPPPGHPSCSLPLCAGSSCLATPEPARTPSLAEPGPGVPVAVVKPCILPGGGCTGSRTEKPPLSPTWGDCRVPRAAAPISLRWRSGWQARPGGPQAWHAGDPEADQAMHLHPAWAPKLQPTSVCRQQPPGISRARPHSPHLGNRTRCSCGCGQARRSALQQLHEGRKRPSVPSPVAAEGP, encoded by the coding sequence ATGTTAATTACCTCACAGAATAGTTACCTTTTTGTGTGCATGCGTGGGATAAGAAAACTGAACTCTATCCCCTGTGACTGCAGAGTGGCTATTCCAGCTGCTCCAGGCTCCAGCAGAGGAAGACCGGGGCAGGTGACACCACCAGGGGGGCCCTCAGGCATGGCGCGCACGCATTCCAGAGGCCACCCAGACCATGCTCCTCCTCCTGGCCACCCAAGCTGCAGTCTCCCTCTGTGTGCAGGCAGCAGCTGCCTGGCAACCCCCGAGCCCGCTCGCACTCCCAGCCTCGCAGAACCAGGGCCTGGTGTACCAGTGGCTGTGGTCAAGCCATGCATTCTGCCCGGCGGCGGCTGCACAGGATCGAGAACTGAGAAACCGCCACTCAGCCCCACATGGGGTGACTGCCGAGTGCCCAGGGCAGCGGCCCCGATCTCCCTCAGGTGGAGGAGTGGTTGGCAGGCACGGCCTGGGGGCCCTCAGGCTTGGCACGCTGGCGATCCCGAGGCCGACCAGGCCATGCACCTCCACCCCGCCTGGGCACCCAAGCTGCAGCCGACTTCTGTGTGCAGGCAGCAGCCTCCAGGCATCTCCCGAGCCCGCCCGCACTCCCCACATCTCGGAAACAGGACCAGATGTTCCTGTGGCTGCGGCCAAGCCAGGCGGTCTGCCCTGCAGCAGCTGCACGAGGGCAGGAAGCGGCCCTCAGTCCCATCTCCGGTGGCTGCAGAGGGCCCCTGA